Within bacterium, the genomic segment GAGGTTGATTTTAAAGCTCTTGAGAATTTGGCTGAGACTATCGCGATGAAACACAAAGAACAGGGATTTAAATAGTCAGGTAATATTTTTCCTCTAAGAATTTATCCTAACAAACCACTGCACTGGCTTTTTACTCTGCTTGCTTCGACTTCGCTCAGCACAGGCCGCTCCGTAAAAACCAGTGAGTTCAAAAGGTTAGTGCGCCAGGCGCAGCTTGGTGCTTCTTATAGAGTGCCCTGCCAAAGGCAGACAGGAAGTCTTTATCTGGTAATGCCTAACCAGCAACCCGTACCGAGTGTTGCGCCTGTGGCGGAGTCAATAAATCGACGAACAATACAGGTGAAGCGTATGCCCCAAGGGCACTTCCTTTGGGGCGCACAGGAACATTGTAGGCCGCAGGGGAGACGTACTTCCCCAAAGCGATTCAGCCCCGTAAGAGTAAACAAAGCAGTTGGCGACGATTTTAACGTGTCGGAAAGCACAAAAGAATCGATAAGGTAAGATTCTCAAGGAACTGCCGGGGTTATAGAGCGTGGCATGTAATGAGAGAAGCATCAGGAACTCTTCGACAATGCTCAGGACAGGCTTGGGATATCCTGTAGCCTCCTTTTGAGAGGTAAGGCATTTCAACCACAAGAAGAATGTCTGATGTGCGATCAGGGAGTCAGATCACTTCATAGTACTCAGAGACGGTAAGACCGATCACACGCCTTCGCACAGCTTCTACGTGCAGGCATGGGGAAGGGTGTGACGGTGCAGCGAAGCCCGCAAAGAAAACATGTGCAGATAAGAAAGGCTGACCAACAAACTACTTGCTGAAAGTCAAGTAAAAAGTATATCTTTAAATTGATTATCGTTCTTTGACAACGGTCACTTTTAAGCTCAAGAAGCTTGTACCTTTCCCTCAAGTCCGGACGAACCTTGCCCGCTGTTTCTTTTAATTCTCCATGAATGATTTCTGAATTAGCCGGCCAGTAAAAAACAGTAACGGGGATGTATCTCAAGAGCAAACAGTTGTAAAAACTTAGAAATGAGAAATTTTTCCAACAGGAATGTAATAAATTTAAATGAAATAAGTTGCCTTTTATCTCAGAATATTGTAATTTTATATTATTCTCTTTTCAATCAAATAAAGGAAAGTACGGGTATTATTATTTTGCGGATGGAAATGCACTTTGTCAGGTAAATTTCGGTTTATTTAAGATAAAAATCGTTAGCGGGCAAAGGAATAGACAGTAAAACTTGCCGGATCCACAAATGTGAGCAGAGAGATATAAAGACAGGAATTATAGAGAAAATAAATGGCTAAAAAAACAGTAAACAAAAAACAAAAAAGCATGGAAGAAGCCCTCTGGGATTCCGCCAATAAACTGCGCGGCAAAGTTGAACCGTCCGAATATAAACATGTGGTTTTAGGTCTTATCTTCCTGAAATTCGCCAGCGACAAATTTGAGAAACGGAAACAGGAACTCATTGACGAAGGAAAAGAGAAATATATTGACATGGTGGAATTTTACACCATGAAAAATGTATTTTATCTGCCGGAAAATGCCCGCTGGAGTTACCTGAAACAAAACGCCAAGCAGGACGACATTGCTCTTAAAATCGATACAGCACTGGCTACTGTAGAAAAGAAAAATCCAGCTTTAAAAGGCGCTCTGCCTGATAACTATTATTCGCGCCTGGATTTGGATGTAAGTAAACTTTCTTCTCTCCTTGACACAATAAACAATATTGACACGCTAAAAGACAAAGAACAGGATATTGTGGGCAGGGTTTATGAATATTTCTTAAGTAAATTCGCCTTGGCGGAAGGAAAAGGCAAGGGAGAATTCTACACTCCAAAAAGCATTGTAAATCTGCTTGCTACCATGATAGAGCCTTACAAAGGTAAAATCTACGATCCCTGCTGCGGTTCCGGGGGTATGTTTGTGCAGTCTGTAAAATTTATAGAAAGCCATCACGGCAATAAAAAGAATATTGCCATATACGGCCAGGAATACACAGCCACAACCTATAAATTGGCAAAGATGAATCTGGCCATCCGGGGGATTTCCGCGAATCTCGGCGATGTGCCGGAAAATACCTTTGTCCGTGACCAGCACAAAGATCTTAAAGCCGATTACATAATGGCAAATCCGCCTTTTAACCAGAAGCAGTGGCGGGCTGCAACTGAACTTGTAGATGATCCTCGTTGGAATGGCTACGAAGTGCCGCCAACTGGTAACGCCAATTACGGCTGGATTCTGCACATGGTTTCCAAGCTTTCTGAAAACGGCGTAGCCGGGTTTCTGCTTGCAAACGGCGCGCTGTCTGGCGGGGGCACGGAATATAAAATCAGAAGAAAACTGATTGAAAACGGAATTGTGGAAGCAATTCTGATTTTACCGCAGAATATGTTTTACACGACAAATATCAGCGTGACTATCTGGATATTAAATAAAAACAAAAGATCCCGAACAGCAGAATATGACGGCGTAATAAAAAAATACCGCAACCGCGAAAAAGAGATTTTATTTATGGATCTGCGGGAAATGGGAATCCCTTTTGAAAAAAAATATATACAGTTCTCCGAGGATGATATTTTAAAAATTTCTGAAACCTATCACAACTGGCAGACTGCTGCGCAGAGTGATGAAAGTCGAATTACGAATGATGAATTAAAATCGGATCATTCAGCATTCAGCACTTATAATTCATCATTATACAAAGATACGCCTGAATTCTGTTACAGTGCCAGCCTTGAAGAGATAAAAAAGAAAGACTTCTCTCTTGTTCCGAGCAAATACATTGAGTTTGTCAACCGTGATGAAAATATTGATTTTGATGACAAGATGAAAGCCCTGCAGAAAGATATCAGCAAGCTTTTAAAAGAAGAAGAGAAATCCAAAAAGGATTTGCTGAAAGTTTTTAAAGAGTTGGGATATGAAATCGAATTATAAAAAAATTGGGGATTATATCCA encodes:
- a CDS encoding SAM-dependent DNA methyltransferase, with protein sequence MAKKTVNKKQKSMEEALWDSANKLRGKVEPSEYKHVVLGLIFLKFASDKFEKRKQELIDEGKEKYIDMVEFYTMKNVFYLPENARWSYLKQNAKQDDIALKIDTALATVEKKNPALKGALPDNYYSRLDLDVSKLSSLLDTINNIDTLKDKEQDIVGRVYEYFLSKFALAEGKGKGEFYTPKSIVNLLATMIEPYKGKIYDPCCGSGGMFVQSVKFIESHHGNKKNIAIYGQEYTATTYKLAKMNLAIRGISANLGDVPENTFVRDQHKDLKADYIMANPPFNQKQWRAATELVDDPRWNGYEVPPTGNANYGWILHMVSKLSENGVAGFLLANGALSGGGTEYKIRRKLIENGIVEAILILPQNMFYTTNISVTIWILNKNKRSRTAEYDGVIKKYRNREKEILFMDLREMGIPFEKKYIQFSEDDILKISETYHNWQTAAQSDESRITNDELKSDHSAFSTYNSSLYKDTPEFCYSASLEEIKKKDFSLVPSKYIEFVNRDENIDFDDKMKALQKDISKLLKEEEKSKKDLLKVFKELGYEIEL